The DNA sequence CGGCGAAAACCTGGGTATAAGGTTCTGCCATGAAATGTGGATCAGGATTAATTAAATGAGTTTTCGGACTGATTTGTTCCCTGAAATTCAGGCAATTTTCAGGAACTTGTTCGAAATCTTCTGTCAGGTTTAAACTGACCGTAATTTCAAGAATCTCCAAAATAGTTTCGGTGATTTGCTGATTGAAATCAAACAGGAATTCATGTTTTTTTCGGAAGAACATTTCAACGTCGTCGGCATAGTATTCGAAGAAAGGGGAGGAGTTGTAGGCTGAGAAGATGGTTCGCCAGTGGTTTCGCTGCCATTCTTCGTCGTAAGCAATCCGCAAATCTTTGATTCTTATTTTTTGCTGTCGTCCTTTCTCAACCGGAACGATTAGCGAAATGGGACCGTTGTCACCCAAAATAACCGTACGGTTCCGGTATGTTTGTTTGACGAAATTTTCGTGCTGCTCAATGTAAATTTCAGGATAAACAGCCAGTTTTGAAAAATACCTGACTGGCGCAAAATATGCTGTACTCAGCAGAATTCCGGTATATTGTGTCATTCTTATTCGTTAAAAAAACCACCTTTGTAGTCGCTGCCCATACTCACACCCTCCGAATCAACAACTTCATCTTTATCGGCCACTATTTC is a window from the Aquipluma nitroreducens genome containing:
- a CDS encoding WbqC family protein, with product MTQYTGILLSTAYFAPVRYFSKLAVYPEIYIEQHENFVKQTYRNRTVILGDNGPISLIVPVEKGRQQKIRIKDLRIAYDEEWQRNHWRTIFSAYNSSPFFEYYADDVEMFFRKKHEFLFDFNQQITETILEILEITVSLNLTEDFEQVPENCLNFREQISPKTHLINPDPHFMAEPYTQVFAEKFGFVPDLSILDLLFNEGPSALEILGNSFVRQ